One segment of Pantoea sp. Lij88 DNA contains the following:
- a CDS encoding DoxX family protein translates to MKKFEDVGLLVARILMPILFITAGWGKITGYAGTQQYMEAMGVPGFMLPLVILLEFGGGLAILFGFLTRFTALFTAGFTILTAFLFHSNFAEGVNQIMFMKNLSIAGGFLVLGLVGPGAYSIDRLISKRKPQAAIAR, encoded by the coding sequence ATGAAAAAATTCGAAGACGTTGGTTTGTTAGTGGCTCGCATCCTGATGCCAATCCTGTTCATTACGGCCGGCTGGGGTAAAATCACCGGTTATGCAGGCACTCAGCAATACATGGAAGCGATGGGCGTCCCTGGCTTTATGCTGCCGCTGGTTATCCTGCTGGAATTTGGCGGCGGTCTGGCGATTCTGTTCGGTTTCCTGACCCGTTTCACTGCCCTGTTCACGGCTGGCTTCACTATCCTGACCGCGTTTCTGTTTCACAGTAACTTTGCCGAAGGCGTGAACCAGATTATGTTCATGAAGAACCTCTCTATCGCGGGTGGCTTCCTGGTGTTAGGTCTGGTGGGTCCGGGTGCATACAGCATCGATCGCCTGATCAGCAAAAGAAAACCACAGGCAGCGATTGCGCGCTAA
- a CDS encoding glutathione S-transferase family protein has translation MGQLIDGVWHDTWYDTKSTGGRFKRSESAFRNWVTPDGSAGPVGKAGFAAERDRYHLYVSLACPWAHRTLLMRQLKGLDNMIDVSVVHPLMLENGWTFDDTFEAATGDKLYQNEFLYQLYLHADPQYSGRVTVPVLWDKQQNTIVSNESADIIRMFNSAFDAVGARAGDYYPAALREKIDELNGWIYDTVNNGVYKSGFATSQSAYDEAVTALFHSLSRLEQILGQHRYLTGDQLTEADLRLWTTLVRFDPVYVTHFKCDRHRISDYRNLSGFLRDIYQMPGIAETVNLPHIRHHYYCSHKTINPSGVISLGPAFDWDEPHGRG, from the coding sequence ATGGGACAGTTAATTGACGGTGTCTGGCATGACACCTGGTACGACACCAAATCTACAGGCGGACGTTTCAAACGTTCAGAGTCAGCCTTTCGCAACTGGGTGACGCCGGACGGCAGCGCCGGTCCGGTGGGTAAAGCGGGCTTCGCCGCTGAGCGCGATCGCTATCATCTTTATGTCTCGCTGGCCTGCCCCTGGGCGCACCGCACGCTGCTGATGCGTCAGTTGAAGGGCCTGGATAACATGATCGACGTCTCCGTGGTGCATCCGCTGATGCTGGAGAACGGCTGGACCTTCGATGATACCTTTGAGGCTGCGACGGGCGATAAGCTCTACCAGAACGAGTTCCTCTATCAGCTCTATCTGCACGCCGATCCGCAATACAGTGGCCGCGTGACCGTGCCGGTGTTGTGGGACAAACAGCAGAACACCATCGTCAGCAATGAGTCTGCCGATATCATCCGTATGTTTAATAGTGCGTTTGATGCAGTGGGTGCACGTGCCGGTGATTACTATCCCGCAGCGCTGCGCGAGAAGATTGATGAGCTGAATGGCTGGATCTACGACACCGTGAACAACGGTGTCTATAAATCGGGCTTCGCTACCTCGCAGTCCGCTTACGATGAGGCAGTGACGGCGCTGTTCCATTCGCTGTCGCGGCTGGAGCAGATTCTGGGCCAGCATCGCTATCTCACCGGCGATCAGCTGACCGAAGCGGATCTGCGTTTGTGGACCACGCTGGTCCGTTTCGATCCGGTCTATGTGACCCATTTTAAATGCGATCGTCACCGGATCAGCGACTACAGAAACCTCAGCGGTTTTCTGCGTGATATCTATCAGATGCCGGGCATTGCCGAGACGGTCAACCTGCCGCATATCCGCCATCATTACTACTGCAGCCACAAGACCATCAACCCGAGCGGCGTGATATCGCTGGGCCCGGCGTTTGACTGGGATGAGCCGCACGGCCGCGGTTAA
- a CDS encoding tagaturonate reductase translates to MKRLNRHDFPGAVYRDRVIQFGEGNFLRAFIDWQLDWLNEHQGTDAGIVVVRLRNREVSDSLNQQDGLYTTLIRGLNDQGEQVSETRLIRSLNREIQPWQQFGEFMALARNPDLRIVFSNTTEAGIAFVGTDQLTNQPASSFPGKLTQLLWARYSHFNGASDRGWLVVPCELIDHNGDALRDLVLRYADLWHLPSEFKTWVNEHCAFYNTLVDRIVTGFPAESEQLQRELGYEDRYLVAGEVYYQFVIQGPSALFSELKLAALSPQVRHVDDIAPYKAQKVAILNGAHTAMVPVAFLAGIESVGEAMADPAIAGFVDNLLRHEVIPTLDLPADELHAFADAVQRRFRNPFIRHALLSIALNGMTKFRTRLLTPLLAAHQQTGEWPAHITFALAALIAFYRGESAGKRWPLQDEPQWLQRYADAWKAVDADQMSPAQLVDGVLSDAQHWGEDLTRQPGLAAVVTQHLQNIIAHGMREALSQLR, encoded by the coding sequence ATGAAAAGGCTAAACCGCCACGACTTTCCGGGCGCGGTCTATCGCGACCGGGTGATCCAGTTCGGCGAAGGAAACTTCCTGCGCGCCTTTATTGACTGGCAGCTTGACTGGCTGAATGAACATCAGGGCACCGATGCCGGGATCGTGGTGGTGCGGCTGCGCAACCGTGAAGTCAGCGACAGCCTGAATCAGCAGGATGGTCTCTACACCACGCTGATTCGCGGGCTGAACGACCAGGGCGAGCAGGTCAGCGAAACCCGGCTGATCCGCAGCCTCAATCGTGAGATCCAGCCCTGGCAGCAGTTTGGTGAATTTATGGCGCTGGCCCGGAATCCCGATCTGCGCATAGTCTTCTCCAACACCACCGAAGCGGGCATCGCTTTTGTCGGCACGGATCAGCTCACCAATCAGCCCGCCAGCAGCTTCCCCGGCAAACTGACGCAGCTGCTGTGGGCGCGCTATTCCCACTTCAATGGCGCCAGCGATCGGGGCTGGCTGGTGGTGCCGTGTGAGCTGATTGACCATAACGGTGACGCGCTGCGCGATCTGGTGCTGCGCTACGCCGATCTGTGGCATCTGCCATCCGAATTTAAAACCTGGGTGAATGAGCACTGTGCTTTCTACAACACCCTGGTTGACCGCATCGTCACCGGCTTCCCGGCGGAAAGCGAGCAGCTGCAACGCGAGCTGGGTTATGAAGATCGCTATCTGGTGGCGGGCGAAGTCTACTACCAGTTTGTGATTCAGGGGCCGTCGGCGCTGTTCAGTGAACTGAAGCTGGCGGCGCTGTCGCCACAGGTCCGGCATGTGGATGACATTGCACCCTATAAAGCGCAGAAAGTGGCCATCCTCAACGGCGCGCATACCGCGATGGTGCCGGTGGCGTTTCTGGCCGGGATTGAGAGCGTGGGTGAGGCGATGGCCGATCCGGCGATTGCCGGATTTGTGGATAACCTGCTGCGTCACGAAGTGATCCCGACGCTGGATCTGCCTGCCGATGAACTGCACGCCTTTGCCGATGCGGTTCAGCGTCGCTTCCGCAATCCGTTTATCCGTCATGCACTGCTGTCGATCGCTCTCAATGGCATGACCAAGTTCCGCACCCGTCTGCTGACGCCACTGCTGGCCGCGCATCAGCAAACCGGCGAGTGGCCGGCACACATCACCTTTGCGCTGGCAGCGTTGATCGCCTTTTATCGCGGCGAGTCAGCCGGAAAACGCTGGCCGTTACAGGATGAGCCGCAGTGGTTACAGCGCTACGCCGACGCCTGGAAAGCGGTTGATGCGGACCAGATGTCACCGGCACAGCTGGTCGATGGCGTGCTCAGCGACGCGCAACACTGGGGCGAAGATTTAACCCGTCAGCCCGGACTGGCTGCGGTTGTCACCCAACACCTGCAAAATATCATCGCCCACGGAATGCGTGAGGCGCTGAGCCAACTGAGATAA
- the exuR gene encoding transcriptional regulator ExuR: MDLTESRRLYQQLASELKSRIETGIYPVGEKLPAERLIAEEMEVSRTVVREAIIMLEVEGYVEVRKGSGIHVIASQQQNRIAPTSSQLEFATFGPFELLQARQLIESNVAEFAATQVTRQDIIDLMAIQEKARQEDHFRDSEWDMQFHVRIAQSTQNSALAAIVEKMWLHRLHNPYWLKLHEHIDQRSILSWCDDHDQILKALMRKDPAASKLAMWQHLENTKQMLFNATADDFEFNVDRYMFAENPVILPDGSNNAR; the protein is encoded by the coding sequence ATGGACCTCACTGAATCCCGTCGACTCTATCAACAGCTGGCCAGCGAGCTGAAAAGCCGCATCGAAACCGGGATCTACCCGGTCGGCGAAAAACTGCCTGCTGAACGCCTGATTGCCGAAGAGATGGAAGTGAGCCGCACCGTCGTCCGCGAAGCGATCATCATGCTGGAAGTGGAAGGCTATGTTGAGGTCCGCAAAGGCTCCGGCATTCACGTGATTGCCAGCCAGCAGCAGAACCGCATCGCTCCCACCAGCAGCCAGCTGGAGTTCGCGACGTTTGGCCCGTTTGAATTACTGCAGGCGCGCCAGCTGATTGAAAGTAATGTGGCGGAGTTCGCTGCAACCCAGGTGACGCGTCAGGACATCATCGATCTGATGGCGATTCAGGAAAAAGCCCGCCAGGAGGATCACTTCCGCGACTCCGAGTGGGACATGCAGTTTCATGTGCGTATCGCACAGTCCACCCAGAACAGTGCGTTAGCCGCTATCGTTGAAAAAATGTGGCTGCACCGCCTTCACAATCCCTACTGGCTCAAACTCCACGAACACATCGACCAGCGCAGCATTCTCAGCTGGTGCGACGACCACGATCAGATTCTCAAAGCCCTGATGCGTAAAGATCCCGCCGCCAGCAAGCTGGCGATGTGGCAACATCTGGAAAATACTAAACAGATGCTGTTTAACGCGACGGCGGATGATTTTGAATTTAACGTGGATCGTTACATGTTTGCTGAGAATCCGGTCATCCTGCCTGATGGGTCCAATAACGCCCGCTAA
- the rsmI gene encoding 16S rRNA (cytidine(1402)-2'-O)-methyltransferase — protein MKQLDRAEISASTLYIVPTPIGNLGDITQRALTVLSSVDLVAAEDTRHTGLLLQHFAINARLFSLHDHNEQHKAELLLTKLQEGQSIALVSDAGTPLINDPGYHLVRRCREAGIRVVPLPGACAAIAALSAAGLPSDRFCYEGFLPAKTKGRCDALRALVQEPRTLIFYESTHRLLDSLQDMVSELGADRYVVLARELTKTWESIFGAPVGELLAWVKEDENRRKGEMVLIVEGYKVDDEDALPADALRTLALLQKELPLKRAAALTAEIHSVKKNALYKYALEQQEA, from the coding sequence ATGAAACAACTCGATCGGGCAGAGATTTCTGCCAGCACGCTCTACATCGTTCCAACCCCGATTGGTAATTTGGGTGATATCACCCAGCGGGCGCTGACGGTGCTTTCGAGCGTCGATCTGGTCGCTGCGGAAGATACACGTCATACCGGGCTGTTGCTACAACATTTCGCCATCAATGCGCGACTCTTCTCACTTCATGACCACAACGAGCAGCACAAGGCTGAGCTGCTGCTGACGAAGCTGCAAGAGGGTCAAAGCATAGCCTTAGTTTCTGATGCTGGCACGCCGCTGATTAACGATCCGGGCTACCATCTGGTGCGTCGCTGCCGTGAAGCGGGCATCCGCGTGGTGCCGCTGCCGGGCGCCTGTGCCGCGATTGCCGCGTTAAGTGCCGCAGGACTGCCATCCGATCGTTTCTGTTACGAAGGGTTTCTGCCCGCCAAAACCAAAGGCCGTTGCGATGCGCTGCGGGCGCTGGTGCAGGAGCCGCGCACGCTGATTTTCTATGAATCAACCCATCGTTTACTCGACAGCCTGCAGGATATGGTGAGTGAGCTGGGCGCCGATCGCTATGTGGTGCTGGCGCGCGAGCTGACCAAGACCTGGGAGTCGATTTTCGGTGCGCCGGTTGGCGAGCTGCTGGCCTGGGTGAAAGAAGATGAGAACCGCCGCAAAGGCGAGATGGTGCTGATTGTCGAAGGGTACAAAGTCGATGATGAAGACGCGCTACCGGCCGATGCGCTGCGTACGCTGGCGCTGCTGCAAAAAGAGCTGCCGCTGAAACGCGCGGCTGCGCTGACCGCTGAGATCCACAGCGTGAAGAAGAACGCCCTTTATAAGTATGCGCTGGAGCAGCAAGAGGCGTGA
- a CDS encoding phage holin family protein, whose translation MADSQHNHGPAKGVINIGQRIVTTLVGMVETRVRLAVVELEHEKANLIQLLLMVGLTMLFTAFGLMSLMVLIIWAVDAQYRLMAIGITTGTLFLLAVILGLWTLHKSRQSTLLSHTRKELETDRNLLEDQR comes from the coding sequence ATGGCTGACTCACAGCACAACCACGGCCCGGCTAAAGGGGTCATAAACATCGGCCAGCGTATTGTGACCACGCTGGTTGGCATGGTCGAGACGCGCGTTCGTCTGGCAGTGGTGGAACTGGAGCACGAGAAAGCTAACCTGATTCAGCTGCTGTTGATGGTTGGCCTGACAATGCTGTTCACTGCATTTGGTCTGATGAGCCTGATGGTTCTGATTATCTGGGCAGTGGATGCGCAATACCGTCTGATGGCTATTGGCATCACAACCGGCACGCTGTTCCTGCTGGCGGTCATTCTCGGACTCTGGACGCTTCACAAATCACGTCAGTCGACGCTGTTGAGCCACACGCGCAAAGAGCTGGAAACCGACCGTAATTTGCTTGAGGACCAGCGCTGA
- a CDS encoding MFS transporter gives MRKIKGLRWYMIGLVTLGTVLGYLTRNTIAVAAPTLMSELHITTQQYSYIIAAYSACYTLMQPVAGYVLDLLGTKVGYAVFAVLWAIFCAATAMAGSWGGLALARGAVGAAEAAMIPAGLKASSEWFPAKERSVAVGYFNVGSSIGAMLAPPLVVWAIVAHSWQMAFIMTGVLSMAWALCWLVFYKHPKQQKKLSDEERDYIISGQEAQHQTGNTRKMSALQIIRNRQFWGIALPRFLAEPAWGTFNAWIPLFMFKVYGFNLKEIAMFAWMPMLFADFGCILGGYLPPLFQRWFGVNLIVSRKMVVTMGAVLMIAPGTIGLFTSPYVAIGLLCIGGFAHQALSGALITLSSDVFGRNEVATANGLTGMAAWTASTMFALVVGALADTLGFSPLFAALAVFDLLGAVVIWTVLKNKPISELEAETVIPPASAVHN, from the coding sequence ATGCGTAAGATCAAAGGGTTACGCTGGTACATGATTGGACTGGTGACGCTCGGTACGGTGCTGGGGTATCTGACCCGTAACACCATTGCTGTGGCGGCCCCGACGTTAATGTCAGAGCTGCACATCACCACGCAGCAGTACTCCTACATCATTGCGGCTTATTCAGCTTGCTACACGCTGATGCAACCGGTGGCAGGTTATGTACTGGATCTGCTGGGTACCAAAGTCGGCTACGCGGTGTTTGCTGTGCTGTGGGCGATCTTCTGTGCCGCCACCGCAATGGCAGGCAGCTGGGGCGGCCTTGCGCTGGCACGTGGTGCCGTCGGTGCGGCTGAAGCGGCGATGATCCCAGCCGGACTGAAAGCGAGCAGTGAGTGGTTCCCGGCCAAAGAGCGTTCGGTCGCGGTAGGCTACTTTAACGTCGGTTCGTCTATCGGGGCGATGCTGGCTCCGCCGCTGGTCGTCTGGGCGATCGTGGCGCACAGCTGGCAGATGGCCTTTATCATGACCGGTGTACTCAGCATGGCCTGGGCGCTCTGCTGGCTGGTGTTTTACAAACATCCGAAACAGCAGAAGAAGCTGAGCGATGAAGAGCGTGACTATATTATCTCCGGTCAGGAAGCGCAGCATCAGACCGGTAACACCCGCAAAATGTCGGCCCTGCAGATTATCCGTAATCGTCAGTTCTGGGGCATTGCCCTGCCGCGTTTTCTGGCAGAACCGGCGTGGGGAACCTTCAACGCCTGGATTCCGCTGTTCATGTTTAAGGTGTACGGCTTCAATCTGAAAGAGATTGCGATGTTTGCCTGGATGCCGATGCTGTTCGCGGACTTCGGCTGCATCCTGGGTGGCTACCTGCCGCCGCTGTTTCAGCGCTGGTTCGGCGTTAATCTGATCGTCTCCCGCAAGATGGTCGTCACGATGGGTGCGGTGTTAATGATTGCGCCGGGCACCATCGGCCTGTTCACCAGCCCTTACGTCGCGATTGGTCTGCTGTGCATCGGCGGCTTTGCGCATCAGGCGCTTTCTGGCGCACTGATCACCCTGTCATCAGACGTTTTCGGCCGCAACGAAGTCGCGACGGCTAACGGCCTGACCGGCATGGCAGCCTGGACCGCCAGCACCATGTTTGCGCTGGTTGTCGGTGCACTGGCCGATACGCTGGGCTTCAGCCCGCTGTTTGCCGCGCTGGCGGTGTTCGATCTGCTGGGTGCCGTGGTGATCTGGACCGTCCTGAAAAACAAACCGATTTCAGAGCTGGAAGCGGAAACGGTTATTCCGCCAGCCAGCGCCGTTCACAATTGA
- a CDS encoding DUF1090 domain-containing protein, with protein sequence MKYQVLLGVALFSLSGSLLAAESLCEQKEQDIQREIGMAQKHNNQRRVNGLERALTEVRADCSDKKLEAAHLERINAQKQKVAEREHALREEREEGRDRDKIAKRQEKLDEARRELKKLQAEPY encoded by the coding sequence ATGAAATATCAAGTATTACTGGGAGTCGCGCTGTTTTCGCTGTCGGGTTCACTGCTGGCGGCAGAATCGCTGTGTGAACAGAAAGAGCAGGATATTCAGCGTGAAATCGGGATGGCGCAGAAGCATAACAACCAGCGCCGTGTTAATGGTCTGGAGCGCGCGCTGACCGAAGTCCGGGCAGATTGCAGCGATAAAAAGCTTGAGGCCGCCCATCTGGAAAGAATTAACGCTCAGAAGCAGAAAGTTGCAGAGCGTGAGCACGCACTCAGGGAAGAGCGTGAAGAGGGCCGTGACAGGGACAAGATTGCTAAGCGACAGGAAAAACTGGATGAAGCGCGCCGGGAGCTGAAAAAGTTACAGGCGGAGCCCTATTAA
- the uxaC gene encoding glucuronate isomerase → MSRFMTEDFLLDSEFARRLYHDYAKDQPIFDYHCHLPPQQIAENYRFANLYDIWLKGDHYKWRAMRANGVAEAFCTGNASDREKFDAWARTVPHTIGNPLYHWTHLELRRPFGITDTLLSEKTADTIWHRCNELLAQDSFTTRGIMQQMKVKMVGTTDDPLDDLRHHRALADDASFSVKVLPSWRPDKAFNIEAETFLPWIETLEQLTDISVQRFDDLRSALHQRLDHFAAHGCKVSDHALDVVCYAEADDATLDGILARRRSGAAPNPQETAQFKTAVLVWLGSEYARRGWVQQYHIGALRNTNPRQYQLLGPDVGFDSINDQPLAEPLARLLGAQNLNNALPKTILYCLNPRDNEVLATMAGNFQGEGQAGKMQFGSAWWFNDQLDGMQRQMTQLAQIGLLSRFVGMLTDSRSFLSYTRHEYFRRLLCQMIGRWVEQGEAPADEALLGQMVQNICFNNARDYFGIELGA, encoded by the coding sequence ATGTCACGTTTCATGACCGAGGATTTTTTGCTGGATAGCGAGTTCGCCCGTCGTCTCTATCACGACTATGCGAAAGATCAGCCGATTTTCGACTATCACTGCCACTTACCGCCGCAGCAGATTGCCGAAAATTATCGCTTCGCCAACCTTTATGACATCTGGCTGAAGGGCGATCACTATAAGTGGCGGGCAATGCGCGCCAACGGTGTGGCTGAGGCGTTCTGTACCGGCAACGCCAGCGATCGTGAAAAGTTTGACGCCTGGGCGCGCACCGTGCCGCACACCATCGGCAACCCGCTCTATCACTGGACCCACCTGGAGTTACGCCGTCCTTTCGGCATCACCGACACGCTGCTCTCTGAAAAAACTGCCGACACCATCTGGCATCGCTGCAATGAACTGCTGGCGCAGGATAGCTTCACAACGCGCGGCATCATGCAGCAGATGAAGGTGAAGATGGTCGGCACCACGGACGATCCGCTGGATGATCTGCGCCATCACCGCGCGCTGGCAGACGATGCCAGCTTCAGCGTCAAAGTGCTGCCGAGCTGGCGTCCGGATAAAGCGTTTAATATCGAAGCCGAAACCTTCCTGCCGTGGATTGAAACGCTGGAGCAGCTGACCGACATCAGCGTGCAGCGTTTTGACGATCTGCGCAGCGCCCTGCATCAGCGGCTGGATCACTTCGCCGCGCACGGCTGTAAAGTCTCCGATCACGCGCTGGATGTGGTCTGTTACGCCGAGGCGGATGACGCCACACTGGATGGGATTCTGGCGCGTCGTCGCAGCGGTGCCGCGCCAAATCCGCAGGAAACGGCACAGTTTAAAACGGCGGTACTGGTCTGGCTGGGCAGCGAATATGCCCGCCGGGGCTGGGTGCAGCAGTATCACATTGGCGCACTGCGCAATACCAACCCGCGCCAGTATCAGCTGCTGGGGCCGGATGTGGGCTTCGACTCTATCAACGACCAGCCGCTGGCAGAGCCGCTGGCACGGCTGCTGGGTGCGCAGAATCTCAATAATGCACTGCCGAAAACGATTCTCTACTGCCTGAACCCGCGCGACAACGAAGTGCTGGCGACGATGGCGGGTAACTTCCAGGGCGAAGGTCAGGCGGGCAAAATGCAGTTCGGTTCCGCCTGGTGGTTCAACGATCAGCTGGACGGAATGCAGCGTCAGATGACTCAGCTGGCGCAGATTGGCCTGCTGAGCCGCTTCGTCGGGATGCTGACCGACAGCCGCAGCTTCCTCTCTTACACCCGCCACGAATATTTCCGTCGTCTGCTGTGCCAGATGATTGGCCGCTGGGTGGAGCAGGGTGAAGCGCCAGCCGATGAAGCGCTGTTAGGTCAGATGGTACAGAACATCTGTTTCAACAATGCCCGCGATTACTTCGGCATCGAGCTGGGAGCCTGA
- the mzrA gene encoding EnvZ/OmpR regulon moderator MzrA has translation MKLLQAIPKRWLPWLIAGALALVALCAIPPLMKHETVVQIRVSHAGATLPDGFYLYQQLSAQGIRIKSITPAGDALIIHFDSEEQSLAAQKVLRRLLPQGFIVAQHDHSQHLSLA, from the coding sequence ATGAAACTGCTGCAGGCTATTCCTAAACGGTGGTTACCGTGGTTGATCGCTGGCGCGCTCGCGCTGGTCGCGCTTTGCGCGATCCCGCCTTTAATGAAACATGAAACGGTCGTGCAGATTCGGGTTTCCCATGCTGGCGCCACGCTGCCCGATGGTTTTTATCTCTATCAGCAGTTAAGCGCGCAGGGTATCCGTATCAAAAGCATTACCCCTGCGGGTGATGCACTGATCATCCATTTTGACAGCGAAGAGCAGAGTCTGGCTGCCCAGAAGGTGTTACGCCGCCTGCTGCCACAGGGCTTTATTGTGGCGCAGCACGATCACTCACAGCACCTCTCACTGGCGTAA
- a CDS encoding YqjD family protein, translated as MSKDTSSEHLRAELKNLADTLEEVLSSSTEKSKGELDKLRSKARDALDSSRERLGESGERLAATTREAAQKAEGYVRENPWHGVGIGAAIGVALGMLISRR; from the coding sequence ATGTCTAAAGACACATCATCGGAACATTTGCGTGCTGAACTGAAAAACCTGGCTGATACCCTGGAAGAGGTGCTGAGCAGCAGCACTGAAAAATCCAAAGGCGAGCTGGATAAACTTCGCAGTAAAGCGCGTGATGCGCTAGATAGCTCACGTGAACGTCTGGGCGAATCAGGTGAACGCCTCGCTGCGACCACCCGTGAAGCGGCGCAGAAAGCTGAAGGCTACGTGCGTGAAAATCCATGGCATGGCGTGGGTATCGGTGCAGCGATTGGTGTCGCGCTCGGCATGCTCATTTCGCGTCGCTAA
- a CDS encoding YqjK-like family protein, giving the protein MSRREREERIHELLKHVQQQRLDLSAARRDWLEGTAHYDRGWFTFLSLRRYLAIGSSALAVYSIRSPSKLLRWAKRGFGAWSTWRMIKSALPPR; this is encoded by the coding sequence ATGAGCCGCCGCGAGCGTGAAGAACGCATCCATGAACTGCTTAAGCATGTGCAGCAGCAGCGGCTGGATTTAAGCGCTGCGCGGCGTGACTGGCTGGAAGGCACCGCCCACTACGATCGCGGCTGGTTTACTTTCCTCAGCTTACGTCGCTATCTGGCCATTGGCAGCAGCGCGCTGGCCGTCTACTCCATTCGCAGTCCGAGCAAGCTGTTACGCTGGGCAAAGCGGGGGTTCGGCGCCTGGAGTACCTGGCGCATGATCAAGTCTGCCCTGCCGCCGCGTTAA
- a CDS encoding DedA family protein, whose amino-acid sequence MEILQSLLHALWQQDYETLSDPTLVWAIYGVLFMILFLENGLLPAAFLPGDSLLILVGVLIAKGTMSFPITILVLTTGASLGCWVSYIQGRWLGNTPTVQKWLAHLPAQYHLRAHSMFHRHGLSALLIGRFIAFVRTLLPTIAGLSGLSNARFQFFNWISAFLWVVILTVIGFALGKTPIFRRYEDEMMFFLMMLPLALLVFGLVGSLVVIWRKRQANQNGKAE is encoded by the coding sequence ATGGAAATTTTGCAATCGTTGCTGCATGCCCTGTGGCAGCAGGACTACGAAACCCTCTCCGATCCCACGCTGGTATGGGCCATTTACGGCGTGCTGTTCATGATTTTATTTTTAGAAAATGGCCTTCTTCCCGCCGCCTTTCTGCCGGGTGACAGTCTGCTGATTCTGGTCGGCGTACTGATTGCCAAAGGCACCATGAGTTTCCCCATCACGATTCTGGTTTTAACGACCGGTGCCAGTCTTGGCTGCTGGGTGAGCTACATCCAGGGCCGCTGGCTGGGTAACACGCCCACGGTACAGAAATGGCTCGCCCATCTTCCCGCCCAGTATCATCTGCGTGCGCACAGCATGTTCCACCGTCACGGCTTATCGGCCCTGCTGATTGGTCGCTTTATCGCATTTGTGCGAACGCTGCTGCCTACCATCGCCGGATTATCGGGCCTCAGTAACGCCCGCTTTCAGTTCTTCAACTGGATCAGTGCGTTCCTGTGGGTCGTGATTCTGACCGTTATCGGCTTCGCACTGGGTAAAACCCCGATTTTCCGTCGTTATGAAGACGAGATGATGTTCTTCCTGATGATGCTGCCGCTGGCACTGCTGGTGTTTGGTCTGGTGGGATCCCTGGTAGTGATATGGCGTAAGCGACAGGCGAATCAGAACGGGAAAGCCGAGTAA